In Aspergillus flavus chromosome 3, complete sequence, one genomic interval encodes:
- a CDS encoding putative thioredoxin II, with protein MIAEIHSLAEYEAELAKPGLAVLDFYAPHCGPCHVIAPLYSKISEDQSSVRFYKVNGVDEEGAEVQKKAEVTWWPTLVVYRDGKEIWRDRVPNPPSRKPLESLEYYLKTVVA; from the exons ATGATTGCTGAAATCCATTCTCTTGCTGAGTACGAAGCTGAGCTGGCTAAGCCAGGTCTTGCCGTCTTGGACTTTTACGCTCCTCATTGTGGCCCTTGTCAT GTAATCGCACCTCTATACAGCAAGATCTCTGAAGACCAGAGCAGCGTACGCTTCTACAAG GTCAACGGTGTCGACGAAGAGGGAGCGGAAGTGCAGAAGAAAGCAGAAGTCACTTGGTGGCCAACATTGGTGGTGTACAGAGATGGCAAAGAGATCTGGCGAGACCGAGTGCCAAACCCTCCCTCTAGGAAGCCGCTGGAGTCATTGGAGTATTACCTGAAGACCGTGGTTGCTTGA
- a CDS encoding uridine permease/thiamine transporter/allantoin transport (allantoin permease, putative) has protein sequence MGRFSGAASRLHRTLQLSGDTDQWRNRDLIPLPPDRTTWSSWDFLYLWSTVFFTTFGWQITSSLLGLGLNVWQSILCNIITKFLQTAVVFCVGWPGGVWHIGFTVNSRSVFGMWGSYVPVILRIFLCIIWYGVQAFTGGQLVAIILSTIFSGYHHMENTLPESAHMTTKQFVGYVIFNIISLGLLWVPPDKLKKPFKLIAAINLLVILGLAIGLIAGARGGSLGTLQTSQRTDNLGWTFIHGFAVVFSGNAVGMASHSDFSRFARRPGAQVKGQLFSFLISGNVVPILGIFGTAAAAKMYGDVNELGLWNPPNILQMWLDNQYHNKAMRAAAFFVAFGLTSSIMAMNSIENGVSGGMDIAGLYPRYFNIRRGSYLLAAISVVINPWQIIANGAIFTNTLNSFGVILFPLMGTMVADYYVVRKQKLKLSDLYRADASSIYWFEGGFNWRAFTAWLVGFAPSVPGLAALNPHNTGIPIGLTYTFYLWPIAGFFASFVLHAGLCYLSPPAGIGKVDEQEFHDPMYSERSDEMQSQTITAMEKGQHR, from the exons ATGGGTCGCTTTTCCGGCGCAGCGAGCAGACTGCATCGCACCCTGCAACTCAGCGGTGATACGGATCAGTGGAGGAATCGAGATCTGATCCCCTTGCCTCCAG ATCGCACAACCTGGTCCAGCTGGGACTTCCTCTATCTATGGAGCACCGTCTTCTTCACCACATTCGGCTGGCAAATCACTTCCTCGCTCCTGGGACTTGGTTTGAATGTCTGGCAATCCATTCTCTGCAACATCATTACGAAATTCCTCCAGACGGCCGTGGTGTTCTGTGTTGGATGGCCCGGTGGAGTCTGGCACATTGGCTTCACGGTTAACTCTCGCTCCGTGTTTGGAATGTGGGGATCGTATGTGCCAGTCATTCTCCGTATTTTCCTCTGCATTATTTGGTATGGCGTCCAGGCATTTACGGGCGGCCAGCTGGTGGCGATTATCCTGTCGACGATCTTCTCCGGCTATCACCATATGGAGAACACACTGCCAGAGTCGGCGCATATGACCACCAAGCAGTTCGTAGGATATgtcatcttcaatatca TCTCGCTCGGACTCTTGTGGGTCCCCCCGgacaagctgaagaagccaTTCAAGCTCATCGCCGCTATCAATCTCCTCGTCATTCTGGGACTCGCGATCGGTCTCATCGCCGGTGCCCGAGGTGGCTCCCTGGGTACCCTCCAAACATCCCAGCGAACCGACAATTTGGGATGGACCTTCATCCACGGTTTCGCCGTCGTGTTCTCCGGCAACGCAGTCGGAATGGCGAGTCACAGCGATTTCTCACGTTTCGCCCGACGACCAGGGGCCCAAGTCAAAGGACAGCTCTTCTCATTCCTGATCTCCGGAAACGTCGTGCCCATCTTGGGAATTTTCGGCACTGCGGCTGCCGCGAAAATGTATGGCGACGTGAACGAACTGGGTCTGTGGAATCCGCCGAATATCCTGCAAATGTGGCTGGACAACCAGTACCATAATAAGGCCATGCGAGCCGCGGCGTTCTTCGTCGCCTTCGGCTTAACATCTAGTATCATGGCCATGAACTCTATCGAGAACGGTGTTTCGGGCGGCATGGACATCGCCGGACTGTATCCCCGGTACTTCAACATCCGTCGTGGATCGTATCTGCTGGCTGCGATCTCCGTGGTGATCAACCCGTGGCAGATTATCGCCAATGGAGCCATTTTCACCAACACTCTGAACAGCTTCGGAG tcatcctcttcccccTCATGGGCACCATGGTCGCCGACTACTACGTCGTCCGCAAGCAAAAGCTCAAGCTATCCGACCTCTACCGCGCAGACGCAAGTAGCATCTATTGGTTCGAGGGCGGCTTCAACTGGCGTGCCTTCACGGCCTGGCTGGTCGGATTCGCACCCAGTGTTCCTGGTCTCGCCGCATTAAACCCCCATAACACGGGAATCCCGATCGGCTTGACGTATACATTCTACCTGTGGCCCATTGCGGGATTCTTCGCGTCGTTCGTGCTTCATGCTGGTCTGTGCTATCTCAGTCCCCCGGCGGGTATTGGGAAAGTGGATGAGCAGGAATTTCATGACCCGATGTATAGTGAGCGGTCGGATGAGATGCAGAGCCAGACCATCACCGCGATGGAGAAGGGTCAACATCGGTAG
- a CDS encoding Chloroperoxidase, with the protein MKLLLLTLSAALASALSQDIPWSPPGPDDVRSPCPVLNALANHNILQHDGKDITQQDTISAMDALHVDEELSNTLFAAALKTNLTPNATTFSLDDLDHHNIIEHDGSLSRGDFYFGDNHSFNQTLFDQVKSYWTEPLIDLHLGAKARLAGVNRSKATNPTFDLSGFRLRFSYAQTATYILVFGDKVSGTVNKTWIEYLFEKERLPVELGWEKQETPISTSDLDSMIERVMQATKEIENSQEM; encoded by the exons ATGAAGCTGTTGCTACTGACGCTATCTGCTGCACTTGCGAGCGCGTTATCCCAGGACATACCTTGGTCGCCGCCTGGACCTGACGATG TGCGCAGCCCATGCCCCGTGCTAAATGCGCTCGCCAACCATAACATCCTCCAACACGATGGAAAGGATATTACACAGCAAGATACAATCAGCGCAATGGACGCTCTACACGTGGACGAAGAACTTTCCAACACACTGTTCGCAGCGGCACTGAAGACGAACCTAACTCCCAACGCCACCACCTTTTCTCTTGACGATTTGGATCATCACAACATCATAGAGCATGATGGTAGTCTGAG CCGCGGTGACTTCTACTTCGGCGACAACCATTCCTTTAACCAGACCCTCTTTGACCAAGTGAAGTCTTATTGGACCGAACCCTTGATCGATCTGCATTTAGGAGCGAAAGCCCGGCTAGCAGGGGTAAACAGGTCCAAGGCTACCAACCCAACATTTGACCTCTCCGGGTTCCGTCTTCGATTCAGCTATGCACAAACAGCTACTTATATCCTTGTATTCGGAGACAAGGTCTCGGGAACTGTTAACAAAACTTGGATTGAATATCTGTTCG AAAAAGAACGGCTCCCGGTCGAGCTTGGGTGGGAAAAGCAGGAAACCCCCATATCGACATCCGACCTTGATAGTATGATCGAGAGAGTTATGCAAGCTACCAAGGAAATTGAAAACTCGCAGGAGATGTGA
- a CDS encoding threonine dehydratase, whose product MAFIHHSNASRFSIHAQTEAAMWTTAVFVKDESKRFGAYFGSFKALGAPYAVYKILADEVHTKTGARPSPAELRTFQYRDITKSVTVCVASDGDQGRELAYGAQLFGCRQVSEGRADITKELGAVVIRVNGEYKASVSRAKEDARMNNWFFVSSTSWPDFDNDIPQHEALIAIPVLDHITHVFVCGAVGSIAAAIFQGFYTRLHDNRPSGIPQFIVPCRVPLPAAWKVLHWLARGFVAVPDTIAVDSMKTLASGCEGDISVVSGESSAASMCVLLRASTDSTVRNKLGLDANSQVLLFVLEGATDSQIFESLVGTSPAAVFAAKGPFAV is encoded by the exons ATGGCCTTCATCCACCACTCCAACGCTTCCCGCTTCAGTATCCATGCCCAAACGGAGGCCGCCAT GTGGACAACTGCC GTCTTTGTCAAGGATGAAAGCAAGCGCTTTGGCGCTTATTTCGGCTCCTTCAAGGCCCTAGGTGCCCCGTATGCGGTCTATAAGATCCTCGCAGACGAAGTTCATACAAAGACAGGAGCTCGACCGTCACCAGCCGAGCTGCGTACTTTTCAATATCGCGACATTACCAAGAGTGTAACTGTGTGCGTTGCGTCCGATGGTGACCAGGGTCGTGAACTGGCATATGGCGCCCAGTTGTTTGGCTGCCG CCAAGTCAGTGAAGGCCGCGCAGACATAACGAAAGAGCTAGGCGCAGTGGTGATTCGAGTTAATGGGGAATATAAAGCGTCTGTTTCCCGTGCAAAAGAGGATGCCCGCATGAATAACTGGTTTTTCGTGAGCAGCACCTCCTGGCCCGACTTTGATAATGACATCCCACAGCAT GAGGCACTGATCGCGATTCCCGTGTTAGACCATATCACCCACGTCTTTGTCTGCGGAGCTGTTGGCAGTATTGCCGCAGCCATCTTCCAGGGCTTCTACACTCGCCTTCACGATAATCGCCCATCCGGAATACCACAGTTCATTGTC CCTTGCCGCGTGCCCTTGCCGGCTGCATGGAAGGTGCTCCACTGGCTTGCGAGAGGCTTTGTCGCAGTCCCGGATACCATTGCGGTAGATAGTATGAAGACATTAGCCAGTGGTTGTGAAGGCGATATTTCTGTGGTAAGCGGCGAGTCTTCAGCGGCCAGTATGTGTGTCCTGCTTAGAGCCAGCACTGACTCGACGGTGCGTAACAAGCTCGGGCTGGATGCGAACAGTCAGGTCTTGCTGTTCGTATTGGAGGGCGCCACAGATTCCCAGATATTCGAGTCATTAGTGGGCACGTCGCCAGCGGCGGTGTTTGCGGCCAAGGGGCCCTTCGCGGTCTAG
- a CDS encoding uncharacterized protein (expressed protein), giving the protein MDSRQSPPYDITLTWARTVSDTENDVRPRDPMELIQIAPQYQKEGSDTEEGSTDLRVIVDGIAVQLADQGEPGLFKGWLTQMGTAVPVSEQVVKAVVGNTTPDGPQIVEMLLQYQGNLPVTEEVVKVAAEHNGGYAPMILDLLLEYRDNIPVTEEVVKAVAMNKGPYAHYIMGRLFMYQKNIPVTEEVVKAAAGNRGVCGPELMEILLNHRHSLPVTEELVRIVAGNEGLPAKDIMRVLFKHQDDILINEEMMTTMEQRELPDRYEIVMGMLFKHNK; this is encoded by the coding sequence ATGGACTCAAGGCAAAGTCCGCCGTATGATATTACCCTTACATGGGCGAGAACCGTGTCTGACACCGAAAATGATGTTCGCCCCAGAGATCCAATGGAGCTCATTCAGATTGCACCTCAATACCAGAAAGAAGGTTCGGATACGGAGGAAGGATCGACTGATCTGAGGGTCATTGTTGATGGCATTGCAGTACAGTTAGCTGACCAAGGAGAGCCAGGCCTGTTCAAAGGCTGGCTGACTCAAATGGGAACAGCCGTCCCAGTTTCTGAACAAGTGGTCAAAGCAGTGGTAGGAAATACGACGCCCGATGGACCACAAATCGTGGAGATGCTTCTTCAGTATCAGGGCAATTTACCAGTCACCGAAGAAGTTGTTAAAGTCGCGGCAGAGCACAATGGTGGCTATGCACCTATGATATTGGACCTGCTTTTGGAGTATCGGGATAATATACCAGTTACTGAAGAAGTGGTCAAAGCAGTGGCAATGAACAAGGGTCCGTATGCACATTATATAATGGGGCGGCTTTTCATGTATCAGAAAAATATACCGGTTACTGAAGAAGTGGTCAAAGCAGCGGCAGGGAACCGGGGAGTCTGTGGACCTGAATTGATGGAGATACTTCTCAATCATCGACATAGTCTACCAGTTACTGAAGAACTAGTCAGAATAGTGGCAGGGAATGAAGGGCTCCCTGCAAAAGACATTATGCGGGTCCTTTTTAAACATCAAGATGATATACTGATTAATGAAGAAATGATGACGACAATGGAACAGAGAGAGTTACCTGATAGATACGAAATTGTCATGGGGATGCTTTTTAAGCATAATAAATGA
- a CDS encoding heterokaryon incompatibility protein-domain-containing protein, whose protein sequence is MSSDLYKSVPLEPNATRMVRLLPDKETNAEIKCELFTYDLTGAEGGKHLYEALSYVWSGDEEGSAEKHKEIILHGHTVPITANLHAALVNLRDHQLERVLWVDAICINQDDMDEKNQQIPLMRTIYAQADRVIIWLGEAFEDGDKALEIIRNIAEKRFKSGNDSATKLLESSSELCLKLLRRKWFRRIWIGTPRSRCCSVD, encoded by the exons ATGTCCTCTGACTTGTACAAATCGGTCCCCCTGGAACCTAACGCGACTCGAATGGTTCGCCTCCTCCCAGACAAGGAAACGAACGCCGAGATAAAATGCGAACTCTTCACCTACGATCTCACAGGGGCAGAAGGTGGAAAGCACCTTTATGAAGCACTTTCTTATGTCTGGTCTGGCGATGAAGAGGGCAGTGCTGAAAAGCACAAGGAAATAATATTACATGGCCATACTGTCCCAATCACAGCGAACCTGCATGCAGCCTTGGTCAACCTTCGAGACCATCAGCTTGAGAGGGTGTTGTGGGTTGATGCAATCTGCATCAACCAAGACGATATGGACGAGAAAAACCAACAGATCCCACTCATGCGGACGATCTATGCGCAAGCTGATCGTGTTATTATCTGGCTTGGAGAGGCATTTGAAGATGGCGATAAAGCACTTGAAATCATTCGCAATATCGCAGAGAAGAGATTCAAGAGTGGTAATGATTCGGCTACTAAGCTGCTCGAATCCAGCAGTGAGCTATGTCTAAAGTTGCTACGGCGAAAGTGGTTTCGCCGTATCTGG ATAGGTACTCCAAGAAGCCGGTGTTGCTCGGTCGATTGA
- a CDS encoding putative facilitated glucose transporter (facilitated glucose transporter), with amino-acid sequence MDEKTSLGATAHNETLTQATKSGLADPADRRESFALNLVENPLTRSSPEQAVLDARAFAESHQMAEHADLFGRAALVARDPQRFEMITELSEDERAALIYERDHKWHGPFMLWYSIALCAVGAATQGWDQTGSNGANLSFPQEFGLVGTARAEWIVGVINAIIFLTAGLIGAFIVDPLNHYLGRRGEIFVTACCLTATPIGSAFAKSWQGLFAARFVMGIGIGAKNATVPIYSAEMAPARIRGALVMFWQLWVVAGIFLGFCANVIVKDTGDISWRLQLGSAFIPSFILGAGIYFCPESPRWLMKHGKYASGFKSMLRLRAHPIIAARDFYYSWVIYEEELKEARGAGYFARMWDCFAVPRIRRANYGASTVMLAQQMCGINIISFYSSTIFEDVGYTSEQALYASLGYGAIQVVSTIPTLFLIDTKGRRTLTLATFPLMCIFLLAGGLSLLKDDGSRGEQIGPVVLFVYLFTICYSLGEGPVAFQYSAEVFPTIQREQGMAWAVCINNTFAGVLSLTFPRMRTVMTPTGAFGFYAGLNLIAWFMIFCFVRETKQLTLEELDQVFSVPTKDFIHHELTVWLPYFIKRHIFRRNIEKPPPIIAAADGPVGSRAA; translated from the exons ATGGACGAAAAGACATCCCTCGGGGCGACTGCACACAATGAGACCCTGACTCAGGCGACAAAGTCAGGACTGGCGGACCCCGCTGACCGCCGCGAGTCCTTTGCTCTCAATCTCGTTGAGAATCCGCTGACG CGCAGCTCTCCAGAGCAGGCTGTTCTCGATGCCCGAGCTTTCGCCGAGTCGCACCAGATGGCGGAGCACGCAGATCTGTTTGGTCGCGCCGCTCTGGTCGCGCGGGACCCCCAACGCTTCGAGATGATTACTGAGCTCTCTGAGGATGAGCGCGCCGCCCTCATATATGAGCGCGATCACAAATGGCACGGCCCCTTCATGCTCTGGTACTCGATCGCTTTGTGCGCCGTCGGAGCCGCTACCCAGGGATGGGATCAGACGGGATCGAACGGTGCCAACCTGTCCTTCCCGCAGGAATTTGGCCTGGTTGGAACAGCGAGAGCTGAATGGATCGTGGGAGTTATCAATGCGATCATCTTTTTGACTGCTGGTCTTAT TGGTGCCTTTATCGTCGATCCACTGAACCACTACTTAGGCCGACGAGGAGAGATTTTTGTCACGGCTTGCTGTCTCACGGCCACCCCAATTGGCTCGGCCTTTGCCAAATCATGGCAGGGACTTTTCGCCGCGCGATTTGTCATGGGTATTGGCATCGGTGCAAAGAATGCTACGGTACCTATCTACTCCGCCGAGATGGCCCCGGCTCGAATTCGAGGTGCTCTGGTCATGTTCTGGCAACTGTGGGTGGTAGCAG GTATTTTCTTGGGCTTCTGCGCCAATGTGATTGTGAAAGACACGGGAGATATCTCTTGGCGTCTCCAACTAGGTTCGGCCTTTATCCCATCTTTCATTCTCGGCGCGGGTATCTATTTCTGTCCCGAGTCCCCACGTTGGCTCATGAAGCATGGGAAGTATGCATCGGGATTCAAATCCATGCTGCGCTTGCGAGCTCATCCTATCATCGCCGCAAGGGACTTCTATTATTCGTGGGTTATCTACGAAGAGGAGCTCAAGGAAGCCCGCGGCGCTGGCTACTTCGCGCGTATGTGGGACTGTTTCGCTGTGCCGAGGATTAGGCGCGCTAACTACGGTGCCTCAACCGTCATGCTTGCCCAGCAAATGTGCGGCATTAACA TCATCTCTTTCTACAGCTCAACGATCTTCGAAGATGTCGGCTACACCTCCGAGCAGGCCTTGTATGCGTCTCTTGGCTATGGCGCTATTCAGGTCGTCTCCACTATCCCTactctcttcctcatcgacacCAAAGGGCGGCGAACCCTGACGTTGGCT ACCTTCCCCTTGATGTGTATCTTCTTATTGGCCGGTGGGTTGTCGCTTCTGAAAGATGATGGTAGCAGAGGGGAACAAATCGGACCAGTTGTCCT ATTTGTTTACCTCTTCACGATCTGCTATTCGTTGGGTGAAGGACCCGTTGCTTTCCAGTACTCTGCCGAGGTGTTTCCCACCATTCAGCGAGAGCAAGGAATGGCTTGGGCTGTTTGCATCAACAACACCTTTG CGGGTGTTCTCAGTCTCACCTTCCCTCGGATGAGGACCGTCATGACTCCAACCGGCGCTT TTGGTTTCTACGCCGGACTCAACCTTATCGCTTGGTTTATGATATTCTGTTTCGTCAGGGAGACCAAGCAGTTGACTCTTGAGGAGTTGGATC AGGTGTTTTCGGTCCCAACGAAGGACTTCATCCACCACGAGTTGACCGTGTGGCTTCCTTATTTCATCAAGCGCCATATCTTCCGTCGAAATATCGAGAAGCCGCCACCAATCATCGCAGCAGCGGACGGACCTGTGGGCAGTCGCGCGGCCTAA
- a CDS encoding transglycosidase, GH16 family translates to MGSTREKPIARLPLKQDNCKEPDWRWVLRITVTSETGSLRRIARRADSQPYYDDSNVFMRPFRYVGILSALARIAVADEQTECNPLNATCPADPALGTEHTWWFNSTLDEKLWNMTTGVPTYTSEGAEFLIKTENGSTLLQSNFYIFFGVMEAHVKMAKGAGIISSVILQSDDLDEIDWEWVGYNTSQVQSDFFGKGNTTTSDRGGYHAVANADTEFHNYTSYWDKDRLEWWIDNELVRTVNYSEPLTVYGKNYPQTPCRVKVSNWPVGIASQSIGNIEWGGGLVNWTNLPFTMTVQRIRVQDFHSGKEYTYSGNSGSYDSINVVSGNSTAKTEINKKPAKTLAQKWDDLGKAAHIGVYCGAAAAGVLIVAGIALWCVRQRRKGRLERGLAEGPPSTAKPIEMEDYKNRWRQSDWGHRGYQAVDQ, encoded by the exons ATGGGCTCCACGCGAGAAAAGCCGATAGCTCGGCTCCCACTAAAGCAGGATAACTGCAAGGAGCCTGATTGGCGATGG GTCTTGCGCATTACCGTCACATCTGAAACAGGCAGTCTTCGCAGAATCGCCCGCCGAGCGGACTCCCAGCCGTACTACGACGACAGCAACGTTTTCATGCGCCCCTTTCGGTATGTCGGCATCCTGAGTGCCCTGGCCAGGATTGCGGTTGCCGACGAGCAGACTGAATGCAACCCGCTGAACGCGACATGTCCCGCGGACCCGGCGTTGGGGACAGAGCATACCTGGTGGTTCAACTCCACGCTGGATGAGAAGTTGTGGAATATGACCACCGGGGTCCCGACTTACACTTCGGAAGGGGCGGAGTTTTTGATCAAGACCGAAAACGGATCGACGCTGTTACAATCCAACTTCTACATTTTCTTCGGGGTGATGGAGGCACACGTCAAGATGGCGAAGGGCGCCGGTATCATCAGCAGTGTGATTCTCCAGTCGGACGACTTGGACGAGATCGACTGGGAATGGGTCGGATACAACACTAGTCAGGTACAATCCGACTTCTTTGGAAAGGGCAACACGACCACGAGTGACCGCGGTGGATACCATGCCGTGGCTAACGCCGATACCGAATTCCACAACTACACCTCGTACTGGGACAAGGACCGCCTGGAATGGTGGATTGATAATGAACTGGTGCGCACGGTGAACTACTCGGAACCCCTGACTGTCTATGGCAAGAATTACCCACAAACCCCGTGCCGCGTCAAAGTCAGCAATTGGCCGGTGGGCATTGCGTCTCAGTCGATTGGAAATATCGAGTGGGGCGGCGGTCTGGTGAACTGGACCAATCTCCCCTTCACCATGACGGTGCAGAGGATTCGTGTCCAGGATTTTCACTCGGGTAAAGAGTATACGTACTCAGGCAACTCGGGCTCATATGACAGCATCAACGTCGTCAG TGGAAACTCAACCGCCAAAACGgagatcaacaagaagcCGGCCAAGACCCTGGCTCAGAAATGGGATGACCTGGGCAAGGCGGCCCATATTGGTGTGTATTGCGGGGCTGCCGCTGCCGGGGTGCTCATCGTAGCCGGAATCGCACTGTGGTGCGTCCGACAACGTCGCAAAGGTCGTCTCGAGCGCGGCCTCGCCGAAGGTCCGCCGAGTACGGCCAAGCCCATCGAGATGGAAGACTATAAGAATCGATGGAGGCAAAGCGACTGGGGGCATCGTGGCTACCAAGCTGTTGACCAATAG
- a CDS encoding Cyanovirin-N produces MAGNFYESAEAVRLDGPVLFARLRNVDGGWEDAEIDLNEFIGNVDGQFVWDEPNFFETAAEVGFNFEGDDNVPILRAQLRDREGQWVPADINLGERLININGHFEFQY; encoded by the exons ATGGCCGGAAACTTCTACGAGTCCGCTGAGGCTGTCCGTCTTGATGGGCCCGTCCTCTTTGCTCGCCTTCGCAATGTTGACGGCGGATGGGAGGACGCTGAAATTGATTTGAACGAATTCATTGGTAACGTTGACG GCCAGTTTGTGTGGGACGAACCAAACTTTTTTGAGACTGCTGCGGAAGTCGGGTTCAATTTCGAAGGAGATGACAACGTGCCCATCCTCCGTGCCCAGCTGCGGGACAGGGAGGGACAGTGGGTGCCAGCTGATATCAACTTGGGTGAAAGGCTTATCAACATCAATGGTCACTTCGAGTTCCAATAT TAA
- a CDS encoding kinase-like domain-containing protein: MQRAAGNAWTICIRGAYRGFTTSLPSTSCYQRISRRSGPRTTAVPHRTVMSTTQWTCTPRVFPTSGFELLDRSNKLDEETLPTYQPEKYYPVNQGEVLNGRYQALAKIGASTYVVLKVYVTGQARAHVRELRIYKQMNGVETKHPGRNFIRKLLDHFDIEGPHGRHVCLVHEPLGTSADFLVKMFRGHAMTLDDMKPGIRQLLIALDFLHSECHIIHTGNIPNHPENHLQLKNLLLPGPETSYLSRFEEAEVADPSPRKALKDRTIYKSLGFLPKGGLPILADFGEARLGDQEHNEDIMPNVYRALEVILRSNWGYKVDIWSVAMVAWDIVSSRTLINGRNPDGIFDDRVHMAELIALLGPPPPEFRKQRHLSSAFWDESGNWKEVAPIPDVTLESLAERVKGEDKEGFLRWLRMALQWNPEDRPTALGLIRRVADGGARGVKRGRSNCRSSWYGMTC; the protein is encoded by the exons ATGCAGCGAGCAGCGGGAAACGCGTGGACTATTTGTATTCGTGGTGCTTACAGGGGCTTCACTACGTCTCTACCGTCCACTTCCTGCTATCAACGAATTTCCCGACGGTCTGGTCCGAGAACTACAGCTGTGCCTCATCGAACAGTCATGTCGACAACGCAGTGGACATGCACCCCGAGAGTATTTCCCACCTCGGGATTTGAGTTGCTTGACCGGTCCAACAAGCTTGACGAGGAGACACTGCCGACATACCAACCCGAGAAATACTACCCGGTCAACCAGGGTGAGGTACTCAATGGCCGGTATCAAGCACTTGCCAAGATAGG TGCCTCAACATATGTTGTTTTGAAAGTTTACGTGACGGGCCAAGCCCGTGCGCACGTGCGAGAACTGCGCATCTACAAGCAGATGAATGGGGTAGAAACAAAACACCCTGGCAGAAACTTTATTCGCAAACTCCTCGACCATTTTGATATCGAGGGCCCCCATGGCCGCCACGTTTGTCTTGTTCACGAGCCTCTCGGAACGAGCGCGGACTTTCTGGTGAAGATGTTTCGTGGGCACGCAATGACCCTTGATGACATGAAGCCAGGTATTAGACAGCTACTTATCGCCTTAGATTTCCTGCACTCGGAGTGCCATATCATCCATACCGGTAATATACCCAATCACCCTGAAAACC ATCTTCAGTTGAAGAACTTACTACTTCCGGGACCAGAGACAAGCTATCTTTCCCGAtttgaagaagccgaagtTGCAGACCCATCCCCTAGAAAGGCGCTCAAAGACCGAACAATCTACAAGTCTTTAGGCTTCCTTCCAAAGGGTGGACTGCCGATTCTCGCAGATTTTGGCGAAGCTCGATTGGGCGACCAAGAGCACAATGAAGATATTATGCCAAATGTTTATAGAGCTCTTGAAGTAATTTTAAGATCAAACTGGGGTTACAAGGTGGATATATGGAGTGTTGCCATGGTC GCCTGGGACATTGTTAGCTCTCGCACTCTGATCAATGGCAGAAACCCAGATGGTATATTTGATGACCGGGTCCATATGGCAGAATTGATTGCCCTGCTAGGCCCTCCACCGCCCGAATTCCGGAAACAGAGACACCTCAGTTCGGCCTTCTGGGATGAGTCGGGCAACTGGAAGGAAGTAGCCCCAATTCCGGATGTTACCCTCGAGAGCCTTGCCGAGAGGGTTAAAGGGGAAGACAAAGAAGGGTTTTTGCGGTGGCTCCGGATGGCCTTGCAGTGGAACCCCGAGGACCGACCGACGGCGTTGGGACTCATACGACGAGTGGCTGATGGAGGGGCTAGGGGAGTGAAGCGAGGGAGGTCGAACTGTAGATCTAGCTGGTATGGTATGACGTGCTAG